The following proteins are encoded in a genomic region of Ornithinibacillus sp. 4-3:
- a CDS encoding D-alanyl-D-alanine carboxypeptidase family protein produces the protein MVRKVKKRKTGICVFVIFSLIVAVFVFKFIITPGNQHRFETEYDDNTSLVPSADIEPDSSVSISLDKLNSSHAILIRLEDQNILMQKSSEEKIYPASLTKMMTAIVAIENLTNLQKEIQLTHNTFNGLYSANASMAGFQPGEKVRAIDLLYGVMLPSGAEACIGLADQIAGSEQDFVTMMNQKAAELGMYNTHFENTTGLHNKSHYTTVKDLAILLNYALKNKTFREIFTSSRHSTQPTNKHPEGITFYSTMFEKLNNQNIIGGEILGGKTGYTDEAGLCLASLAKVGNQEYILITAGAKGDIHSEQYNITDALAVYNSIGK, from the coding sequence GTGGTACGAAAAGTGAAAAAGAGAAAGACTGGAATATGCGTATTTGTTATATTTTCATTGATAGTTGCTGTTTTTGTTTTCAAATTCATCATTACTCCAGGAAACCAACATAGGTTTGAAACAGAATATGACGATAATACATCGCTTGTTCCCTCTGCAGATATAGAACCCGATTCCTCTGTTTCTATATCTCTCGATAAACTAAACAGTAGCCATGCGATCCTAATCCGATTAGAAGATCAAAATATTCTGATGCAAAAAAGTAGCGAAGAAAAGATCTACCCTGCTTCGTTAACTAAAATGATGACAGCTATTGTTGCGATAGAAAATTTGACAAATTTGCAGAAAGAAATACAACTAACCCATAATACCTTTAATGGTCTTTATAGCGCCAATGCTTCTATGGCCGGTTTCCAGCCAGGAGAGAAGGTAAGAGCTATTGACCTTTTATACGGAGTGATGCTTCCAAGTGGTGCAGAAGCTTGTATTGGTCTTGCGGATCAGATTGCTGGTTCGGAGCAAGACTTTGTAACGATGATGAATCAAAAGGCAGCAGAACTAGGGATGTACAACACCCATTTTGAAAATACCACAGGACTTCACAATAAAAGTCATTACACAACAGTCAAAGATTTGGCTATTCTTCTAAATTACGCTTTGAAAAATAAAACTTTCAGGGAGATTTTTACTTCGTCTCGACATTCCACACAACCCACGAATAAGCACCCTGAAGGGATAACATTTTATAGTACCATGTTTGAAAAACTCAACAATCAAAACATTATTGGAGGAGAAATTTTAGGAGGGAAAACTGGATATACCGATGAAGCTGGTCTGTGTCTTGCGAGTCTTGCAAAAGTGGGTAACCAAGAATATATATTGATTACAGCTGGTGCAAAAGGAGATATCCATTCTGAACAGTATAATATTACTGATGCATTAGCTGTATACAATAGTATTGGGAAATAA
- the vanS gene encoding vancomycin resistance histidine kinase VanS, whose protein sequence is MKSNRGKRRDYYAKLKGKIFFRMLLTVFATVATVIFLRFVIQDNLSVGESIVEFLKNKFYLSESDAVIIYRYTFLYNEDIITLIVITIFLVILLRFSISWFTKYFDEVINAMDKLVEESDNEITLSPELDFMEIKINQIKNNLEKQKKAALDAEQRKNDLVVYLAHDIKTPLTSVIGYLNLLDEAPDMPPEQKAKYIGITLEKAYRLEHLINEFFEITRFNLQTIVLNKEKINLLFMLQQMADEFYPMLTPQGKKVSVNVPDGLTLWGDADKLARVFNNILKNAIAYSDENSVIDISAEQQDKNIVITFMNQGDPIPQTKLDTIFEKFYRLDSARSTNTGGAGLGLAIAKEIVTAHGGTISVESNSENTIFTVKLPLL, encoded by the coding sequence TTGAAAAGTAACAGAGGTAAGAGAAGGGATTATTATGCAAAATTAAAAGGGAAAATATTTTTTCGAATGCTCCTTACTGTTTTTGCCACAGTCGCAACTGTTATTTTCTTGCGTTTTGTAATTCAAGACAACCTCAGTGTTGGAGAGAGCATTGTAGAATTTTTAAAGAATAAGTTTTACTTGAGTGAAAGCGATGCTGTAATAATTTATCGGTATACATTTCTTTATAATGAAGATATTATCACACTTATTGTGATTACCATATTCTTAGTTATTTTGCTTAGATTTTCAATTTCTTGGTTTACTAAATATTTCGATGAAGTAATTAACGCAATGGATAAACTTGTTGAAGAATCCGATAATGAAATTACATTATCACCGGAATTGGATTTTATGGAAATTAAGATTAATCAGATAAAAAACAACTTGGAAAAACAAAAAAAAGCTGCACTTGATGCCGAGCAGCGCAAAAATGATTTGGTCGTTTACTTGGCTCATGATATAAAGACACCTCTGACCTCCGTTATAGGATACTTAAATCTACTGGATGAGGCTCCTGATATGCCACCTGAACAGAAGGCAAAATATATCGGAATTACCTTGGAAAAAGCTTATCGATTAGAACACCTTATCAATGAGTTTTTTGAGATCACAAGGTTCAATCTTCAAACTATTGTTTTGAATAAAGAAAAAATAAATTTACTGTTCATGCTCCAGCAGATGGCAGATGAATTCTATCCGATGCTGACTCCACAGGGAAAGAAGGTATCTGTCAATGTACCTGACGGACTCACTCTGTGGGGAGACGCAGACAAACTAGCCCGTGTGTTCAATAATATTCTGAAAAATGCCATAGCCTATAGCGATGAAAATAGTGTCATTGACATTTCTGCAGAGCAACAGGATAAAAATATTGTTATAACGTTTATGAATCAGGGAGATCCAATCCCACAGACAAAACTTGATACTATTTTTGAAAAATTTTACCGATTAGATTCTGCTCGTTCCACAAATACTGGTGGAGCAGGGCTAGGTTTGGCAATCGCAAAAGAAATTGTCACAGCTCACGGTGGGACGATTTCTGTAGAAAGCAATTCGGAAAATACAATATTTACAGTAAAACTTCCATTGCTTTAA
- the vanR gene encoding VanR-ABDEGLN family response regulator transcription factor: MSINILVVDDEQAIADLIEVYLKNEGFTVYKFYNGQDALRCVDSKQLELAILDVMLPDIDGFTICQKIREKHNFPIIMLTAKEEEIDKITGLTLGADDYITKPFRPLELVARVKAQLRRFTKYNSPEKKQEEHLIAFSGLVLDIKSHECTLNEKKLSLTPTEFSILWVLCSNRGRVVSSEELFRKVWGDKYFSNSNNTVMVHIRHLREKMGDSAEHPKYIKTVWGVGYKIEK, encoded by the coding sequence ATGAGTATCAATATTTTAGTTGTCGACGATGAACAAGCTATAGCAGATCTAATTGAAGTTTATCTGAAAAATGAAGGTTTTACAGTTTACAAATTTTATAACGGTCAAGATGCGTTACGATGTGTTGATTCAAAACAGTTGGAGCTTGCGATACTTGATGTTATGCTACCAGATATTGACGGTTTTACTATATGTCAGAAAATTAGGGAAAAGCATAATTTTCCAATTATCATGCTGACAGCCAAAGAAGAAGAAATCGATAAGATTACCGGACTGACATTAGGTGCTGATGACTATATCACTAAACCATTCCGTCCTTTAGAACTAGTTGCTCGTGTAAAGGCGCAGCTCAGGAGATTTACCAAATATAATTCTCCAGAGAAAAAGCAGGAAGAACACCTGATTGCTTTTTCCGGATTGGTATTGGACATAAAGAGCCATGAATGTACACTGAATGAAAAAAAGTTATCTCTCACTCCTACAGAGTTTTCAATTCTTTGGGTTCTTTGTTCCAATCGAGGACGAGTGGTAAGCTCTGAAGAATTGTTTCGCAAGGTATGGGGAGACAAGTACTTTAGTAACAGCAATAATACGGTAATGGTTCATATTCGGCATTTAAGAGAAAAAATGGGCGATAGTGCGGAACATCCAAAATATATAAAAACGGTATGGGGAGTTGGCTATAAAATTGAAAAGTAA
- a CDS encoding single-stranded DNA-binding protein, which yields MSDVNELLEEAIKETENLNEGEVFLVKDLFKGYVWNRIPRKDRLLLGTLFLNYVNKMEGNIKAIEKTSSNQQRYKKTIGK from the coding sequence ATGAGTGATGTTAATGAGCTACTAGAAGAAGCTATTAAGGAAACTGAAAACTTGAATGAAGGTGAAGTCTTTCTTGTTAAAGACCTGTTCAAGGGTTATGTATGGAATAGAATACCCAGAAAGGATCGACTTTTGCTTGGGACTTTATTTTTAAACTACGTAAATAAAATGGAAGGTAATATAAAAGCTATTGAAAAGACTTCATCTAATCAGCAGAGGTATAAAAAGACAATTGGCAAGTAG